In the genome of Bacillus sp. S3, one region contains:
- the thiS gene encoding sulfur carrier protein ThiS, whose translation MNVVLNGELIKLPEQVVCIADVLNHFEIQDKIVVVEVNGEVITKLEHQITRLADKDRIEIVHFVGGG comes from the coding sequence ATGAATGTTGTCTTAAATGGTGAGTTAATCAAACTCCCTGAACAAGTTGTTTGTATTGCAGATGTTCTAAATCATTTTGAAATTCAGGATAAAATCGTTGTCGTAGAAGTTAATGGTGAAGTCATAACGAAATTAGAACACCAGATTACCAGATTAGCAGATAAAGATCGAATTGAAATAGTCCATTTTGTAGGAGGCGGTTAA